A DNA window from Paenibacillus andongensis contains the following coding sequences:
- a CDS encoding helix-turn-helix domain-containing protein gives MKNTMLSSLLETAELKVLKFDIHRRREMNYRNRVFHEYYMMTYVRKGSAKLRVQDNIYVIEPGSVIFIPTFLEHDQYKDSDEETEFLWWHFTYKIQNVIDVLPFLQIPYIYPLKNHKKFEAVFDEFVLSTTREGHIPTIILQKAKSLELLYLLLDNALGSVNATDLRQPSHSFLSILLKIVTQPEASFSLSDLAKDLHMNPTYVSNHFKEMFGKSPILLHREMKIAKAKSLLEMQEMNITEISSSLGFNDLQSFTRLFKKYTGISPVQYKRLFEKNI, from the coding sequence ATGAAGAATACGATGCTCTCTTCTCTGCTGGAAACAGCCGAGCTTAAAGTGTTAAAGTTTGATATCCATCGCCGCCGCGAGATGAACTACCGGAACCGTGTATTTCATGAGTATTACATGATGACCTATGTGAGAAAAGGCTCGGCCAAACTTAGGGTTCAAGACAATATCTATGTGATCGAACCGGGATCCGTCATTTTTATCCCTACCTTTCTGGAACACGACCAATATAAAGATAGTGATGAGGAAACCGAGTTTCTCTGGTGGCATTTTACTTACAAGATTCAGAATGTGATTGATGTGCTGCCGTTTTTACAGATCCCTTATATCTATCCGCTGAAAAATCACAAAAAATTCGAGGCCGTATTCGACGAATTCGTGCTCTCTACCACAAGGGAAGGCCATATCCCTACCATCATTTTGCAAAAAGCAAAGTCTCTTGAATTGCTTTATTTGTTATTGGACAATGCTTTGGGAAGTGTGAATGCCACGGATTTGAGACAGCCGTCTCACAGCTTTTTGTCCATCTTATTGAAAATAGTAACCCAGCCCGAGGCTTCGTTTTCATTATCGGATTTAGCCAAGGATTTACATATGAATCCAACCTACGTAAGCAATCACTTCAAAGAGATGTTCGGCAAATCGCCGATCCTGCTGCATCGGGAAATGAAAATCGCAAAAGCGAAATCGCTTTTGGAAATGCAGGAAATGAACATTACCGAAATCAGCAGCTCCCTCGGATTCAACGACCTTCAATCCTTTACCCGCCTTTTCAAGAAATACACGGGCATTTCCCCCGTTCAATACAAGCGTTTGTTTGAAAAAAATATTTAA
- a CDS encoding zinc-binding dehydrogenase, producing METLRIVFTEKQKVEVRNETFDPALGQTEILCAALCSLISTGTELQCLRGVFDPDTNWSDWVKYPFYPGYCMVAEVLEIGSEVKGIHKGDRVFVENSHTQYFKTDAKHAYLLPHNISTEQGVWINLSKTTQLGVRRAELQLGETVGVIGLGLLGQLVTQYLYLSGVKDIFAIDPAESRLQLVGQRPGIQLLPMDAGKAHEEIKHKTDGSMLDVIFDITGHPAVLAQATRLVKPLGRVILLGDTATPSEQGMGRNVVSNSVSILGIHALMNYNGWNHPQMAALFLSYIAQGRMDVTSLITHRYSPSEAPQVYDSLVQNRSSAMGVLFDWTKLK from the coding sequence ATGGAAACACTGCGTATCGTTTTCACAGAAAAACAAAAGGTTGAGGTCCGGAATGAAACGTTCGATCCTGCACTCGGTCAGACCGAAATTCTATGTGCCGCTCTATGCTCCCTGATTAGTACAGGGACAGAGCTTCAATGCCTTAGAGGTGTATTTGACCCCGATACCAACTGGTCGGACTGGGTTAAGTATCCTTTCTATCCCGGTTATTGCATGGTGGCTGAAGTGCTTGAAATTGGCTCAGAAGTTAAGGGGATACACAAAGGCGATCGTGTGTTTGTCGAGAATTCACATACGCAATATTTTAAAACAGATGCCAAGCATGCCTATCTTCTTCCGCATAATATTAGCACCGAGCAAGGCGTATGGATCAATCTTTCCAAAACAACACAGCTTGGTGTAAGAAGAGCAGAACTGCAGTTAGGAGAAACGGTGGGCGTCATCGGTCTGGGACTTCTCGGACAGCTGGTAACCCAATATTTATATCTGTCCGGGGTCAAAGATATTTTCGCTATCGATCCTGCAGAGAGCCGTTTGCAGCTGGTTGGGCAACGGCCAGGCATTCAGCTGCTGCCCATGGATGCGGGAAAAGCACATGAAGAAATCAAGCATAAAACAGATGGCAGCATGCTGGACGTTATCTTCGATATTACCGGGCATCCGGCCGTCTTAGCCCAAGCTACTCGGCTCGTCAAGCCTTTGGGAAGAGTTATTTTGCTGGGAGATACGGCAACTCCTTCTGAGCAGGGAATGGGCCGAAATGTTGTGTCCAATTCCGTTTCCATTCTGGGCATCCACGCCCTTATGAATTACAACGGTTGGAATCATCCCCAAATGGCCGCTCTATTCTTAAGCTACATCGCGCAAGGACGAATGGATGTGACCTCTTTGATTACCCATCGTTATTCGCCATCCGAGGCCCCGCAGGTGTACGACTCATTGGTGCAGAACCGCAGTTCTGCCATGGGGGTTTTGTTTGATTGGACGAAATTAAAATGA
- a CDS encoding CapA family protein, protein MEQIKIAAVGDLLMKSEIIDSAKQGDGYSFDSIFEPIKPYLKNHDLTIGNLETTFSGNRKLGRMGIRPKCNCPMERRNPRTGYPVFNCPDALAATLKSVGFHVVTTSNNHCMDGGSAGLKRTLKVLDKHGLKHTGTARTLDEANQHLIMRVKGVNIGILAYTKGTNAIHVPRRWMVNPFDRKKMIADIRQLKKKTEFIIVCLHFGKEYQTYPSRDQKQLMQFLFKQGVNVVIGTHPHVLHPVTQTVMKDIDGKVRNRVAASSLGNFVSSKLTKSENTIRGMILSLTLTKNENGIVDVLRIDEIPTIVKKRKADKTTFTVVPVR, encoded by the coding sequence TTGGAGCAAATAAAGATTGCCGCTGTCGGAGATTTGTTGATGAAAAGTGAAATCATTGACTCTGCGAAGCAAGGAGATGGTTACTCGTTTGATTCTATTTTTGAACCCATTAAGCCTTATCTAAAGAACCACGATCTAACGATTGGAAACCTGGAAACGACCTTCTCTGGGAACAGGAAATTGGGCAGGATGGGAATCCGACCCAAATGCAACTGTCCAATGGAACGAAGGAACCCGAGAACTGGGTACCCCGTGTTCAATTGCCCGGATGCATTGGCAGCAACGTTGAAAAGCGTGGGGTTTCATGTAGTAACAACTTCCAATAACCATTGTATGGATGGTGGTTCAGCTGGCTTGAAGCGAACGTTGAAGGTGCTCGATAAACACGGGCTCAAGCATACGGGTACCGCTCGTACCCTTGATGAAGCTAATCAGCATTTGATCATGCGTGTGAAAGGGGTGAATATTGGCATTTTGGCCTATACCAAAGGGACGAATGCCATACATGTTCCTCGTCGATGGATGGTGAATCCATTTGATCGAAAAAAGATGATTGCAGATATTCGCCAGTTGAAAAAGAAAACTGAATTCATCATAGTCTGCTTACATTTTGGGAAAGAGTATCAGACGTATCCGAGCAGAGATCAGAAGCAATTGATGCAGTTCCTCTTTAAACAGGGCGTTAACGTAGTCATAGGAACACATCCACATGTGCTGCACCCGGTAACTCAGACTGTAATGAAAGACATCGATGGTAAGGTGCGCAATCGAGTCGCTGCTTCCTCTTTAGGTAACTTCGTATCGTCGAAGCTAACAAAAAGTGAGAATACGATTCGGGGAATGATTCTGTCATTGACTCTCACTAAAAATGAAAATGGCATCGTAGATGTCCTGAGAATTGACGAAATTCCAACGATAGTGAAGAAGAGGAAAGCAGATAAGACTACGTTTACAGTTGTTCCGGTTAGGTAA
- a CDS encoding alkaline phosphatase family protein: MASTMAVKRVIILGIDGAGAFVNEADTPFIDVLLLGGAKTDHAQTVFPSISGECWGSLLHGVTPERHESHVNIKMERNYPAVSATPSLFQIVSEAKPNSKMASFVSWKPIQTGVIEENDAVYKYAAPDEELVPAIAAYIRNNPDFELLFVQLDDVDAAGHRHGYGTEEYLKAISRADNQIGEISKAILDAGMLEDSLIIVTTDHGGGGLDAFNHGSDHPKDMTIFWGCRGPGVLSEADLAGLNIMDTAAVALSALGLPFPDDWDAKLPSGLLVNPGQR, from the coding sequence ATGGCATCTACAATGGCAGTCAAAAGAGTCATCATTCTTGGCATAGATGGAGCGGGGGCGTTCGTCAACGAAGCTGATACGCCGTTTATTGATGTTCTCCTCCTGGGCGGAGCCAAAACGGATCATGCTCAGACCGTTTTTCCCTCCATTAGCGGGGAATGCTGGGGTTCTCTGCTGCATGGTGTAACGCCGGAAAGACATGAGTCCCATGTGAATATAAAAATGGAACGGAACTACCCGGCAGTCTCGGCAACGCCTTCCTTATTTCAAATCGTTAGTGAAGCCAAACCTAACAGCAAGATGGCTTCCTTCGTCTCATGGAAACCGATACAAACTGGAGTCATTGAAGAGAACGATGCGGTTTATAAATACGCTGCACCGGATGAAGAATTGGTTCCTGCCATTGCCGCGTATATTCGTAACAATCCGGATTTTGAGCTGCTGTTCGTTCAACTGGATGATGTGGATGCTGCCGGCCATCGGCATGGGTATGGAACCGAGGAGTACTTAAAGGCGATCTCACGTGCGGACAATCAAATCGGTGAGATCAGTAAAGCCATCTTAGATGCAGGAATGCTGGAAGACAGTCTGATTATAGTAACGACGGATCATGGCGGCGGAGGCTTGGATGCCTTCAATCATGGCAGCGATCATCCGAAAGACATGACGATTTTCTGGGGCTGCCGTGGCCCTGGTGTTCTCTCAGAGGCCGATTTGGCTGGACTAAATATTATGGATACGGCTGCCGTCGCGCTTTCTGCGCTGGGCTTACCATTCCCGGATGATTGGGATGCCAAGCTTCCGAGCGGGTTGCTGGTGAACCCGGGGCAGCGCTAA
- a CDS encoding glycoside hydrolase family 35 protein, which produces MAILQAQNKQFLLDGKPTQLISGAIHYFRVVPDYWEDRLLKLKACGFNTVETYIAWNLHEPEGNVFNFDGIANIVRFVEQAGELGLHVIVRPSPYICAEWEFGGLPAWLLKYPDMRLRCMDQAYLEKVDRYYDELIPLLVPLLSTNGGPIIAMQIENEYGSYGNDTAYLTYLRDGLINRGVDVMLFTSDGPEDGMLQGGTVPGTLATVNFGSKPEEAFNKFREYRVDEPLFCMEYWNGWFDHWLKPHHTREAGDVADVFDRMLRAGASVNFYMFHGGTNFGFYNGANYHDKYEATITSYDYDSPLSECGDVTEKYRAVRSVIAGFLGKDVKDFPEIPVPMKKKSYGQITLTEKADMLDHLSHLTEPVKSTCPEPMEKLGQSYGFIVYSTHVSGPRTGEKLHLQEVHDRAQVFLDGVYQGTVERWDSRPLPIDIPAQGAKLDIVVENMGRVNYGPKLKDYKGITEGVRMNNQFLFDWTIYPLPLDDLTAIPFERSAEVSERNDRPAFYRGEFTVEETGDTFVRLDNWSKGVVWINGFNLGRYWEKGPQQTLYLPAPLLRTGSNEIIVFELHHAEKPIIELTDAPDLG; this is translated from the coding sequence GTGGCCATTTTACAAGCTCAAAATAAGCAGTTTCTTTTAGATGGAAAGCCTACTCAACTCATCTCTGGAGCCATCCATTATTTTCGCGTCGTGCCTGACTATTGGGAAGATCGTTTATTGAAGCTCAAAGCTTGCGGGTTTAATACCGTCGAGACGTATATTGCTTGGAATTTGCATGAACCGGAGGGAAATGTTTTTAATTTCGATGGAATAGCGAACATTGTGAGATTTGTGGAGCAGGCTGGCGAGCTAGGGCTGCATGTGATCGTACGGCCGAGTCCTTATATTTGTGCGGAGTGGGAGTTTGGCGGATTACCGGCATGGCTGTTGAAATATCCGGATATGCGGCTGCGCTGCATGGATCAGGCTTATCTGGAGAAAGTCGACCGTTACTATGACGAGCTGATTCCGCTATTAGTCCCGCTGCTTAGCACAAACGGTGGACCCATCATTGCAATGCAGATTGAAAATGAATATGGCAGCTACGGCAATGACACAGCATATTTAACGTATTTACGGGATGGGCTCATCAACCGCGGGGTAGATGTTATGCTGTTTACGTCTGATGGTCCGGAGGACGGCATGCTGCAAGGCGGGACGGTTCCAGGCACGCTTGCCACGGTGAATTTCGGTTCTAAACCGGAGGAAGCCTTTAATAAGTTTCGTGAATACCGTGTTGATGAGCCGCTCTTTTGCATGGAGTACTGGAACGGTTGGTTTGATCACTGGTTGAAGCCTCACCACACGCGTGAAGCGGGCGATGTTGCGGACGTATTCGACCGAATGCTCCGCGCTGGCGCCTCAGTGAATTTCTACATGTTCCACGGCGGGACGAATTTTGGCTTCTACAACGGAGCGAACTATCATGACAAATATGAAGCGACAATCACCAGCTACGACTATGATTCGCCTTTGTCCGAATGCGGAGATGTGACGGAGAAATATAGAGCTGTCCGCAGCGTGATTGCAGGATTTTTAGGCAAAGATGTAAAGGATTTCCCAGAAATACCGGTACCCATGAAGAAGAAAAGCTACGGTCAGATCACTTTGACTGAAAAAGCAGATATGCTTGACCATTTGTCACATCTCACTGAGCCCGTTAAGAGCACCTGTCCAGAGCCGATGGAGAAGCTCGGTCAAAGCTATGGATTCATCGTTTATTCCACGCACGTGTCCGGGCCGCGTACGGGTGAAAAGCTGCACCTGCAGGAGGTGCATGACCGTGCGCAAGTCTTCTTGGATGGTGTCTACCAAGGTACGGTGGAAAGATGGGATTCGCGTCCACTCCCGATAGACATCCCTGCTCAAGGCGCAAAGCTGGACATTGTGGTTGAGAATATGGGGCGAGTCAACTATGGTCCGAAATTAAAGGACTATAAAGGGATTACAGAGGGTGTACGGATGAACAATCAGTTCTTATTTGATTGGACAATATATCCACTCCCACTGGACGATCTGACGGCCATTCCATTTGAACGTTCTGCTGAGGTAAGTGAAAGGAATGATCGTCCTGCCTTTTACCGAGGGGAATTCACCGTGGAAGAAACGGGGGACACATTCGTTCGGTTGGACAACTGGTCGAAAGGCGTAGTCTGGATTAACGGGTTTAACTTGGGTCGTTATTGGGAGAAAGGGCCGCAGCAAACGTTGTATTTGCCGGCGCCTTTACTGCGAACTGGAAGCAATGAAATTATCGTATTCGAATTACATCATGCAGAGAAGCCGATCATCGAACTGACGGATGCACCGGATTTGGGATAA